One window of Mercenaria mercenaria strain notata unplaced genomic scaffold, MADL_Memer_1 contig_824, whole genome shotgun sequence genomic DNA carries:
- the LOC128554875 gene encoding uncharacterized protein LOC128554875, translated as MPNIRIGEDITRRIMFTDNFDLGGSFEWEDEEFDIEGEEELYRDLGNNTKRVYGAKASSPHWLRQSSVGQDALPTHGEGTWACPPLLTKPGTYLGTSGHSGHVLSGAPVYQLVGTTPTTPPSGMSQIRAPPIGSTETTSPGYPPSMAPPVPAWRSPPANPTYKGPKTSFPVPWQLLSSMTSVGGPPGTTQNAWCLSPVTAVHGGLRSDTAPPGYPPQQPTAQSAGDPPHTTPAH; from the exons ATGCCTAATATCAGAATTGGGGAGGATATTACAAGGAGGATAATGTTCACTGACAATTTTGATTTGGGTGGTTCTTTTGAGTGGGAAGATGAGGAATTTGATATTGAGGGGGAAGAGGAATT GTATAGGGACCTAGGGAACAACACTAAAAGAGTTTATGGTGCTAAAGCGTCCAGTCCTCATTGGCTTCGTCAAAGCAGCGTTGGCCAGGATGCCCTACCTACACACGGGGAGGGCACTTGGGCTTGCCCTCCCTTGTTAACTAAACCTGGTACCTACCTAGGTACCTCGGGACACAGCGGTCATGTCCTGTCTGGAGCACCAGTATATCAATTGGTGGGTACAACACCCACTACACCCCCATCTGGGATGTCCCAGATCAGGGCACCGCCCATAGGATCAACTGAAACTACTTCACCAGGATACCCACCATCTATGGCACCGCCAGTTCCCGCATGGCGGTCTCCACCAGCGAACCCAACTTATAAGGGACCAAAGACAAGCTTCCCAGTCCCCTGGCAACTTCTAAGTTCAATGACATCAGTTGGGGGTCCACCTGGGACTACTCAAAATGCATGGTGTTTATCTCCAGTGACAGCCGTGCATGGAGGCTTACGCTCTGATACTGCTCCTCCTGGGTACCCCCCACAGCAACCCACAGCACAATCTGCGGGGGACCCTCCCCACACTACTCCCGCACACTAG